The sequence CGCTTTTGCAGGGAAAGGATTTTCTGCAGGTGGTTTCGTTTGGCAATCAGGAGACCAGCTATCAAAGATCAGGCGGCAATCGCTTCACCCTGACCGAACTTCTGCGGCCCTTTGAAGCCACGGCTCGGCTGTGTGGTCTGCATTATCATAAGCCCTTTACCGTTCAGGCCGGATCCTATGCCGAGCCCGCTCAATTGCAGGCGAAAGCGGAGGCCTATCGGCAGCTGCTGATGCATTATCGGACTGAAGGGCCTTTGGCTTTGAAAGCTTTGAACACAGCTGAGGAGGCCGGTTCGCATGACTGATGGCGCGCTGCTTTTCATGGTGATTCTTTTCGCAGCGGCTCTGCTGGCGGTTCCTGTCACAGCGAGGCTCGGCCTTGGTTCGGTGATCGGTTATCTGCTGGCTGGCGTTCTGGTGGGCCCCGGAGTTTTCGGTTGGGTGAACAATCCCGAGAAAATCCTGCATCTCGCTGAATTCGGCGTCGTGCTCTTTCTTTTCCTGATCGGTCTTGAACTCAATCTGAAGCGTCTCTGGACCATGCGGCGCACAATCTTTGGCCTGGGGTCGGCGCAGCTGATCGTCACCATCCTGCTGGCCGCGGGGGCCCTGCGTCTTTTGCAGTGGGAATGGCGGGAAGCTTTGATGGCCGGCATGGGGATTGCGATGTCATCGACTGCGATCGCGATGCAGATCATCAGTGAGCGCGGGCTCAGGCATCATGCGGCGGGGGAAAAAGGTTTCAGCATCCTCCTCTTTCAGGACATCGCCGTCGTGCCCCTTCTTTTGATGGCGGCTTTTTTAAAGCCGACTGTGGATACTGCTCCCATGCAGGGCCTGACGTTTACGCATGTGCTGACCGCGGTGCTGTCCATCGTCGGGATCATAGTCGGCGGTCGGTATCTGACGCGCCCCGTATTTCGCTGGATTGCGGGCGCGCGGATTCGGGAGCTCTCCATCGCGTTTTCGCTGCTGATCGTCGTCGGGATTTCCTATGTGATGATGAAGGTCGGTCTTTCGATGGCGCTGGGGGCTTTCCTTGCCGGGGTGATCCTTGCGGAATCGGAATATCGGCATGAACTGGAAGCGAATATTGAACCGTTCAAGGGTCTCTTGCTCGGTTTATTTTTCCTGGCCGTGGGAATGACGGTGAATTTGAATCTGATCGCCGAGCAGCCGCTTTTGATCGCCGGTCTTGTCATTGGACTCGTGCTTTTAAAAACACTGGTGATTATAGCAGTGTCCTGGTTCTCCGGCGTGCAGAAGCGCGATAAGATCCTGCTTGGCCTTCTGCTGTCCCAGGGTGGTGAATTCGCGTTTGTGCTTTATAGCCAGGCTCTGCAGGAAGGGGTTTTATCTCCCGAGCGCGCGGATATTCTGAACGGTGTCATCAGTCTTTCCATGCTGACGACTCCCCTTCTTCTCCTCGTCTATGACCGCTGGGCGGCGCGGGCCTGCATTGAAGGGGAAATCAAACGCGAAGCGGACGCGATGCCCGAAGAGAAGCATCCCGTTATCATTGCCGGCTTCGGTCGTATGGGTCAGATCGTGGCGCGTCTTCTGCATACCAACCATATATCCACGACTGTGATTGATCATAGCCCGGAGCATATTGATAACGTTCGGCGCTTTGGATACAAGGCCTACTATGGTGATGCCACGCAGCTGCAGCTCCTGGAGGCGGCGGGCCTGTCGCAGGCTCGCATGCTCGTCATTGCCATGAACGACCGGGAAACGATCAATCGCGTGGCCGAGATGGTGCGGCACGAATATCCCCAGATCCCCGTTCTCGTCCGGGCCTATGATCGTACGCACGCTTATGAGCTGATGGATAAAGGCGTCACGCATTTCGAACGTGAGACCTTTGGTTCCGCGCTTCTCATTGGCTGTAAAGCGCTGGAGATCATGGGCGTGCATCCCTACCAGGCCTGGCGTACAGCGCAGCAGTTCCGAATTTATGATACCGAGACCTTGCACCGGCTTTATCCTTACCGCCGCGACGAAAAACAGTTCATCTCGAAATCCCGCGAGGCCCGCGAGCAGCTCGAAAAACTCTTCGTGCAGGATGAAGTTGAAATCAAGGAGTCGGATGTGTCGGATGGCTGGGATTAGTGAAGTCAGGCGGCGGCGTTGGGACGCCGGCCGCGGGGCGGAATTTTATTCCTGATAAAAATAATCCTGGGGCTGCGCGAACACGCGGCCGCCGTCCAGTTGCTTTTTCAGCTCGTCACCGTTCAGATAAGTTTTATAGGCCGCGTCGTTCGCCAGGAAAACCTTATACCAGGACGTGGCGTAACGGGCGATTTCCTCGTGATGGGAACCACCGAAGACGACATCCTGATGAGCCATGCCGCTGAATTTGGCAAAGGCCTTGGGGACCTTGACGCGTGATGTGGAAACGGAGCGTTGGATCAGTTGGGGCGGCGCGACCGTATCGCTGCTGCCGGAGATGTGAAGAACAGGAACGGCCTGGGTCAGAACCGCAGGATTATAGGCACAGAGGCCGACGGCGGCTTTTACGCGCGTGCCGAGTTCGTTGACGGCCAGCGCGGTTCCCGATCCACCCATGGAAAAGCCCATGATGCCAAGACTCGTGGTGTCCACGCGACCGGCGATGGGGCTGGTGGTCTTTTGATTTTCCATTTCAAGTTGCGCGAGAGCCCCTTTGTGGCCGCTGGCCCAAATGCGGGGATCGAAGGAATAGCGGTTGGTCGGCGTGAAGATGATGGTGATGATGCCGTGACTCGCCAGATGCGAGCCGAGCCAGCCCATGTATTCCTTGGTGTTGGTGTAACCGCCGCTCAATGTGGTGGCGGGGAATTTTTGCTGGGATGAATCTCTCGGATAATAAATCACGGCGGATTGATAGGCTCGGTTCGCAAGATTCGCCGTGTAGGAGCTTACGGAAAACCGTCCCCTGCGGCCAGGATCCGGGAGCGTGGCGGCCAGGGCCGATGCATCCGATGGATCGGTATTGCCGTTCTGCAAAGGGATTTCGGGCATGGATGGTGCGGCCGCTTCCCCTTCGTCCGGGATGGTTGAGTCTGCAGTCTGACTCGGAACAGGACCTTCATTTTTCGACGTTTTGGAAGTTTGGGTGCCGCAAGCAACAAGGAGTCCAACATTCAAGAGAGCAACAAGAGATCGCATGGAAAAACCCTCCAATTCTCAAGGGTCTTATAACACGCGAACCCGGATTTTTTTTGAACCAGACTGCGTGCGGGCCGTGCGATAGGATTTACCGTAAGCCCACGATCAGAACGATGGCTCCAAGGATAAGGGCGATAGCCCAGATCATGGTGTTGGAGAGATGGAATTCCTCCTTCGCTGTCGGCGAGACTGCTGGTGCGTCTTCGGATGCGACCGCAGGCACGTCTTCAGATGCGACCGCAGGTGCAATCACTGGCGCAATCACTGGTGCAATCACTGGCGCAATCACTGGCGCAACCACAGGCGCAACCACAGGCGCGGCCTCAGGCGCTTCGAAGCTGACTGGCGTCACGCGCGGTGCGCGAAGGGCACGGGCCAGGGCTGTGCCGGCAGCGCTTGCTGTGGGAAAGGTTTCATCAGCCAAGGGATCCAGGGCGGTTCGGTCGTTGGCATGACCCAGACCCAGATAAACCCGAAGGCCTGTTTCCAAAACATCGTCGATGAAAACAGGATCGCTCCAAAACCTGAATTCATGGTCCTCGCCTCCCCGCCTTACAAAAAGAACAGCCTGCACGACACCCGCATAACGATGAGCAGCCGCCAGGACTTCCGCTCGTTCCGTCATCCGCAAGATTTCCCGCCGAACAGGACCGGGATAGGCGCCTTCTTTTTTCAGCTCGTCATCAACATCATGGATGGCACGTTCAGATCCCAGAATCACAAGACCGGATTCAGGCAGCTGAAAAAAATCCGCCAGCCGAAGTCGGGGCCGGTTGCGCGGCTGCACGGCCTGGCGTCGAAGCTGACCACCCGAAACAATATGCCCCTTCAAGACAGGCGTCAGTGACGAATTCGTAGCGGTCAGGAGAAGCCGGCCTTCCATCACCACTCTTTGGCCGGGAGCAAGACCCTCCACTTCCGCACGCGGCAGCTTCACCGTCAACTGCGTTCCCTCGTCTTCAAGAACGCAGGTCGTCTCGTCCGGCGTTTCACAGCGCAAAGGCCCCTTGATCCTTCCTGTCACCTTTACTTTGCGTGGCCAGCGTCCACGATGGGAAGCCCTTGCCACATGATGCAGGACCTCGGCTGCCGACAGTTCCGGGATCTGAGCCGCGCGTATTCGAGAGAGGAAAGGAAGTTCAAAGTCCATAAGAGTCCAGCTCCAAAGGATTCAAGAGGAGGTGTCAGCTGATTCTTAGTGCAGCTTTGATTCCGCGGTCAACACCAAACAACAAGGGCAGGAACAGGGGCAATAATGGCGTCTCTTGTGATAATGAGAGTTCTTTCTTTGTGATGATGAGGTACAAAAATCGTGAGGTTTCCGATGAAACCTGATCCTTATCAATTCCTCACTGCGGTTTTCACAAACCTATGAAGAAAAAAACTCGTAAGGAACGATTGGATTTTTACGTCGGCCAGGTATTTCATACCATAGACTCACTTTTACCCCGTGATTTTCCACGCAATGATCGGCTGGTTCTGTTCCGAGCCCGGGCATTTGCGCTTTTCGTTGTCTATGGAGCCGTTCAGTCGCTGCTTATCGTGCTCTTGATCGGCACCGATGTCGGATTTCATCCGATGATGAGCACCAGCCTTCTGCTCTATCTCATTGACCTCGTTTTCATAATTCTGATGAAGTGGATCATCCCCATGGATCGGCTGGCGCTGGCCTTCGTTATGCTGGAGACGTTTGCGATATGCGCAGCGCAGATCCTTTTCGGGGGCAGCGTCGTCTCGCCCTCTTTCATCTTCCTGCCGCTCCTGCTGCCTTTTGCCTTTCTCGTCTGTGGTCGCCGGCTGGGCTGGGTGGCAGCCATCTGGGCCAGCATCTGCAGCAGCCTGACTCTTTTCGCCCTATATCCAGAGGGTTTGAAGCCGCCTTTCCATCTGAGCTTTGAACATTATCTGACAAGGCTTGAAAGCTCTGTTTTCTTCGCCTCGTTCCATACAGCTCTTATTCTGGGTGCTGTTGTCTATTTTCAGTTCCGCTCCGAACAAAGTCTGATCGAAGAGAAAAAAAGAACGGACAAGGTTAAGAAACTAAATGAGCTGTCTGAATTTGCCCATTCCATTCTCTCGTTGATCGAAACCCCTGTGCGAACACTCGGGGCCTCCTTTGCTGAACTCAAGACCCTCCGCGATCATGGGATTTCCACGCAGGACTTGAAAAAGACCGTGGAGACCATGCATCAGCAGATCCTGACCGTGGCCAAGGTCGCGCATAGCTACAGCATCTTTCTGCATCCTTTCGAACGACAGGAGCGGAGTGTTCTGGATGTGAACAAAATCCTCGAATATGTCGAGCTCATCTGCACACCTCAGGACGCGTCCCATCCATCCCTCCTTGCCGTCAAGGTCCCAAAGGGAAACGGGCCTGTCTTCGGCACCATGAACAAGCTGGTGCTGGTGCTTGTGGGACTTGTTCAGGAACTCTTGCAGGAAGGGCCAGGCCCTATTCGCCTGTCCGTCATCCAGCAAGAGCCCCATCTGCGCTTTCAACTCGCTCAGTCATCAGCGGATGATTCCCGCCCTGCGATCACCAAGAACTATATTGAAGATCTTGCCGGGGACAATCAGGCCACTCTTACGAGCTGGACCGCGAAGGACGAACGTGGTTTTCATCTGGATGTGCCGCTGGCAGGGAGGACGACAGCGTGTCTCTGACAAATTGGGGTCGGCGCTTTATAAGGCTCCTTGATTATTTCATTCACCCGCCGCTCAAAATGGACGGTATGATCCAGCGCCTGCGGGCGCGGGTCCTGGTGGGTACAACCCTTTATTATCTGCTGCATGGCATCGGTGTCTGCCTGTTCATGGTCTTCGTGGAAAAACGCAGTGTGGGCTGGATACTTCTGACTTTGCACCTGTGCGTGAGCGGGGCGATACTGTCTGCACTCCAAAGAAGTTCCTATCTGCGGCTCATCGCCGTCCTGCTGACGCTTTCCATCCTGGTTATGACAACTCTTAGACAAACCATGCAGGCCAGCATCTTCGCGCCCTTTTACTTCTGGATACCGACGCTTTTGGTGTACACGACATTCATTTCCGGTCCCATGTTCGGAGTGCTCCTCGTTTTCCTGCTCTGGATCCAGGTGCAGGTCTCCATTTCCATCAATGCCGGGCATGGTTATAGCCTTGGCGGCCACAAATCCTTTGATGACCTTTTTCTAAGCCTCCTCATCGGATTGAATCTTTCCCAGTGGGTCGTGTCCGGTATTTCCTGGGCCTTTGATCTGGTCCGGGAACGATCCGATCGCCAGCTGGAAGAGGAGATGCGGAAGAATTCCAAAGCAGCGCGTTCGTCAGCCGTCAGCGAAATGGTCGGCAGTTTCGCGCATGAAGTGAATAACCCTTTGGCCATCATCCAGGCGGGACTCTATCGGCTGGGAAAGGTGGACAGTGATCAGAAATTCTTTGGCGAGGCTCAGCTTAAAACCTTTCAGAATATGGAAAAGGCCTTGGATCGGGTCCTTTATGCCACCGAATCACTCAAGGCTTTCGTGGGGCATAACGATCAGGAACCGCTGACCCGCGTCACCGCCCGTGATCTTCTGCGTCAGCTTCTGATCATGACGCAGAGCGAGATCACGTTCGGACAGTTGGAACTCAAGCTTTCTGACAACACCGGCCTCGTCTCCTTCCCATGCCGACCTTTGCAGATCATCCATGTCCTCAGGAGCCTGGTGGCCAATTCCATCGAAGCGCTTGCAGGACGCAGGGATGGTGTGATCCATGTCGAGGCTCTGCTGAACGGGGAGCAGACAGCCGTTCAATTCCGTGTGATGGATAACGGGCCCGGCGTGGCGCCCGAGATCGAAGACAAGCTCTTTCAGCCCTTTGTCACGACCAAGACTTCGGGCGAGGCGCAGGGCCTCGGGCTTTGCCTCTGTCGGGCGATTGCCGGTGAACATCGGGGTTCTTTGGAATACCAGCCTGAAAAAGGCCCTGCATGCTTTACGCTGCAGCTGCCCCTGATGCCATAAGGTTTGTAAGGGAATGAATCAGGACACGCGAGCCCGCTCGACCTTGTCCGAGCGCTGCGTTTTCAAGGTAATGATGAAGGTCGGGGACTTCGCTTTCCCATCGAGTTCAATCCGACCATGAACCCTTTGCAGAAGCCGCCAGACTATCGAGAGACCGAGGCCAGAGCCCTGCCCGCCCTTGCTGGTGAAGCCGCGCTCAAAGATCGAACGGGCTATGGTTTCCGGTATGGGCGGCCCGGCGTTGATCACATGAATCATGACATTGTCGCCCGCGGCATCCGCATTCAATTGAATCCAACGCTCGCCCGCGGGGAGCGCCTGCATCGCATCGCAGGCATTGCTGAGAAGATTGAAGAGGATCTGCATCAAAGCGCCCGCACTGATCTGAACATTCAATGAGACGAGCGAGAGCTCGACCCGAATGCGTTGACGAGCGAGGCGCGGACGGCTGAGCTTCAGAACGGTATCCACCGTGCGGACCAGCTCGCAGCTCGCGTCCCCTTCCTGGGTGCGATTGAATTCCAGGATGTCCATGATGAGATCCCGGGCGTAGTGGGATTGATCGCGCAGCAGCACAAAGGATCGCACCAGAGTCAGCTGGTGATCACAGTAAAGCCTGTCCTCCTCGGAAAGCCGCTGCATGCTCTGCCAAATGCCATGCTTATCGGCCTGCGGCATCGGCAGGTGCGCGAGCCGCATGCGCAGGGAACGGAGTATCGGATCCTCGCTCTGCTTCAGATTCGCAAAGCTGAGTCCATCCAGCCCGGAGTCGGGACTGTCCCCGATATCCCCATCCGCCAGGACATCCGCGGCGCGGCTCCAGCCTGGGCCTGCCAGCGGCAGACGGCGCAGCAGCTGCGCCAGCATCCGGCGATCAATGCGCTGATTAAGGTCCGAGAACTGGAAAATGTTTTTCAGCTCATGACTCAGTTCACCCAAAAGCTCACCCAATTGCGCGAGGCGATCGCGTTCTTCGAGCTGGCTCATGCGACGATTGATTTCCAGACGATGCAAAAGGTTTCGCACCCGCATCAAAAGTTCGTCCTGATGGATGGGCTTGGCCAGATAATCGTCAGCGCCCAGGCCCAAACCGAAGAGCCGATCATCCTCGCTGGCCCGCGCTGTGATCAGGATCACAGGCGTATCCTGCAGCAGCTGGTCGCCCTTCATGGCTTTGATCACATCCTCGCCGGACACCTGCGGCATCATCATATCGAGCAGCACCAGATCCGGAAGCTCGGTGCGCATCTTGACGAGCGCCTCCTGGCCGCCATAGGCAATCAGGACTTCATAACCCTGATTTTCCAGCATATGCTGAATCACTTCGCAGTTGATCTCATTATCATCGACCACCAGGATCCTCTGGGAAAATCCCTGATGAATGCGGGAAGCGGGGGAACGAACAGGAGTCGTCGCAGGCGCGGGCAAAGGAGCCAAAGGCAAGGCCAGCGTGGGAACATCCGCGCGCGTCGGCTTCACATGCACCTGGCTCTGTTCGGGGATGACCACTCTGAAAGTTGATCCGCGACCCGGCTCCGATTGCACGTCCACCGTCCCGCCCATGAGTTCGATCAGGTCCCGCACCATGGAAAGTCCAAGGCCGCTGCCTTCATAA comes from Oligoflexus sp. and encodes:
- a CDS encoding NAD(P)H-dependent oxidoreductase, producing the protein MTYPRSILVLYAHPNPAQSHAQKALLGAVQGLEGVVIHDLYRLYPHFYIDAAAEQKALRQADLVIFQHPFYWYSAPALLKEWLDIVLEQGFAFGPGGTLLQGKDFLQVVSFGNQETSYQRSGGNRFTLTELLRPFEATARLCGLHYHKPFTVQAGSYAEPAQLQAKAEAYRQLLMHYRTEGPLALKALNTAEEAGSHD
- a CDS encoding monovalent cation:proton antiporter-2 (CPA2) family protein, translated to MTDGALLFMVILFAAALLAVPVTARLGLGSVIGYLLAGVLVGPGVFGWVNNPEKILHLAEFGVVLFLFLIGLELNLKRLWTMRRTIFGLGSAQLIVTILLAAGALRLLQWEWREALMAGMGIAMSSTAIAMQIISERGLRHHAAGEKGFSILLFQDIAVVPLLLMAAFLKPTVDTAPMQGLTFTHVLTAVLSIVGIIVGGRYLTRPVFRWIAGARIRELSIAFSLLIVVGISYVMMKVGLSMALGAFLAGVILAESEYRHELEANIEPFKGLLLGLFFLAVGMTVNLNLIAEQPLLIAGLVIGLVLLKTLVIIAVSWFSGVQKRDKILLGLLLSQGGEFAFVLYSQALQEGVLSPERADILNGVISLSMLTTPLLLLVYDRWAARACIEGEIKREADAMPEEKHPVIIAGFGRMGQIVARLLHTNHISTTVIDHSPEHIDNVRRFGYKAYYGDATQLQLLEAAGLSQARMLVIAMNDRETINRVAEMVRHEYPQIPVLVRAYDRTHAYELMDKGVTHFERETFGSALLIGCKALEIMGVHPYQAWRTAQQFRIYDTETLHRLYPYRRDEKQFISKSREAREQLEKLFVQDEVEIKESDVSDGWD
- a CDS encoding sensor histidine kinase, with the translated sequence MSLTNWGRRFIRLLDYFIHPPLKMDGMIQRLRARVLVGTTLYYLLHGIGVCLFMVFVEKRSVGWILLTLHLCVSGAILSALQRSSYLRLIAVLLTLSILVMTTLRQTMQASIFAPFYFWIPTLLVYTTFISGPMFGVLLVFLLWIQVQVSISINAGHGYSLGGHKSFDDLFLSLLIGLNLSQWVVSGISWAFDLVRERSDRQLEEEMRKNSKAARSSAVSEMVGSFAHEVNNPLAIIQAGLYRLGKVDSDQKFFGEAQLKTFQNMEKALDRVLYATESLKAFVGHNDQEPLTRVTARDLLRQLLIMTQSEITFGQLELKLSDNTGLVSFPCRPLQIIHVLRSLVANSIEALAGRRDGVIHVEALLNGEQTAVQFRVMDNGPGVAPEIEDKLFQPFVTTKTSGEAQGLGLCLCRAIAGEHRGSLEYQPEKGPACFTLQLPLMP
- a CDS encoding ATP-binding protein, coding for GYGTFASRLLLPTAESSHDLRLRLWMVQSAYTLFIKNNQTGAVQKLIENGRVGKTRDESIGDVSERIVLLPAAMLAGGDVTLIMHASAYYTNLGILAAPRLGQGQTIYREEIFKQMERALIMGGFFLVALYSFALYLGRRRSQLDLWSAIFAVTLLFRFVGTEMFLFWFVEGAAWMEPFSIILNYWCTQFAFVVVAIMFAAMHPMPALRYTRNASIALNIAGSLLVITVGFDWMVQYVIQLCFLSLLLNALALAGIMGFLTVKKAKDMDLAALGITGLALAGLNDYLVFFQNMPGIFLVQYAILFFAFTQSLTTGRRFNRTFQRNEELLLEISEKERARTVFFHNTSHELRTPLNGIIGFLQLLSDDRYGPQTPQSREQLLKCIRLAESLKNQVNTILDLAKSKKGNLTLENSMISLDELYAEACHLAEGLLLKRVDSRFEAERAWKKDDDHFVGDREKIATIMRNLLGNAFKFADPQRSNYVKMVMQREADRMVLTISDSGIGIPKDQLDAIFEEFHQVADDARRNYEGSGLGLSMVRDLIELMGGTVDVQSEPGRGSTFRVVIPEQSQVHVKPTRADVPTLALPLAPLPAPATTPVRSPASRIHQGFSQRILVVDDNEINCEVIQHMLENQGYEVLIAYGGQEALVKMRTELPDLVLLDMMMPQVSGEDVIKAMKGDQLLQDTPVILITARASEDDRLFGLGLGADDYLAKPIHQDELLMRVRNLLHRLEINRRMSQLEERDRLAQLGELLGELSHELKNIFQFSDLNQRIDRRMLAQLLRRLPLAGPGWSRAADVLADGDIGDSPDSGLDGLSFANLKQSEDPILRSLRMRLAHLPMPQADKHGIWQSMQRLSEEDRLYCDHQLTLVRSFVLLRDQSHYARDLIMDILEFNRTQEGDASCELVRTVDTVLKLSRPRLARQRIRVELSLVSLNVQISAGALMQILFNLLSNACDAMQALPAGERWIQLNADAAGDNVMIHVINAGPPIPETIARSIFERGFTSKGGQGSGLGLSIVWRLLQRVHGRIELDGKAKSPTFIITLKTQRSDKVERARVS